The sequence below is a genomic window from uncultured Stenotrophomonas sp..
GATGGCGGCAGGGTGGTGCAGGCGAGCAACGGCGGCACCCTGGCCGTGGTTGCCGGGCTCGGCCTGATGGCATGGGCCGGCGGGCCGCTGCCGTACTACCTGTCGGGGCTGCTGGCCGGCTTCGGCTTCGGCGTGGTGTACCCGGCCTACCAGACGATGATGGTCAACCTGGGCAGCCACGCGCAGCGCGGCACCGCGGTGGCCACCTATTTCTCGGCTCTGGACGTGGGCATCGGCGCGGGCATGGTACTGGCCGGCGCGATCGCCGCGCGCGCCGGCCTGTCGGCGGCCTTCGCCACCGGCGCCAGCCTGGCGCTGGTGGCGGGGCTGGCGTTCGCACTGCGCCTGTCGGCCCGCTTCGCGTCGTCACCGCTGCGCGCAGGCAACGATTGAGCGGTACCGGTCCGCGCCTGTGGCAGAATCCGGTTGCATGCGCGGCCATGTCGGCCGCTGCCATCCGCTACCGGGGGAAACGATGAGGAAGTACCTGCTTGTGGCCGTCTTGTGCCTGCTGTCGGCCTGCGGCCACGGTATCGATGGCACCTACACCGACGCAATGGGCGTGGCCAAGTACACCTTCACCTCCGGCGGCAAGGTGACCATCGAGGCGATGGGCATCTCGCAGGAGACCAGCTATGCGCGCGAAGGCGACACCCTGAAGGTGGCGCTGCCGCAGAAGGGCGCCTCGCTGGACTTCACCGTCGGCGAGGACGGCGCGCTGACCGGCCCGCTCGGCATCCGCCTGGAGAAGGTCGGCAAGTAGCCGGCCGCTCGGCGTACAGCACGGGGTGCGTTGAAGTTGGCGACAGTGATCATTTCGGCGATCGTGGCGGCCCTGCTTGCGGGCGCGGTGGCCGCGTGGGCGTTCGGGCGGCGGCGACCGGATGGCAGGGGACAGGGCTGGTCGTTCGTCCCGGAAACCTCGCCGGACGCATCCGCGGTGCCGGTGGCGGTGGACCCGGCGCTGCTGCCGGACATGCGCCAGCGGTTCCTGCGCGCGGCGCTGGGCGTGGACGAAGCCGAGACCGAGACCGACGATGACCCCGGGCACCAGCAGGTAGCCGACGAGGTGCTGGTGGCGCTGGAACGGGCCGACCTTTCGCAGCGCTACATCCCGCGACGCCCGCACCTGCTGCCGCAGCTGATCCAGAGCGTCAACGACAGCACCGCCTCGGCGCGCTCGATCGGCCGCATCATCGGCAGCGACCCGGTGCTGACTGTGAACCTGCTGCGCATCGCCAACAGCTCGCTGTACCGCTTCCAGCAACAGGAGGTGCGCAGCATCGAGCGCGCGGTGACGCTGGTGGGCAACGAAGGCATCCGCCAGATCATTTCCGCCGCGCTGGTGCAGCCGGTGATGAACCCGCCCGAACGCGACGGCGGGCGCTTCTCGCAGCGGTTGTGGGACTACACCCTGCGCATGTCGCTGGCCACGGCCGACCATGCGCGCAGCATCGAGCGCGAGGACGGGTTTTCGGCGCAGCTGGCCGGCCTGCTGCGCGGGCTGGGTATGGTGATCGTGGTGCATGCCACCGCCGAGGCGTATTCGCGCAGACAGACGCTGGCGCCCTCGCCGGAGGTGTTGCTGTCACTGCTGGAGCGCTGCACGCCGCTGCTGGCGGCGCGGATCGCGCGGCAATGGGAGCTGTCCACCGACGTCGCCGCGGCGCTGGAAGGGCAGGCGGCATGGCCGCGGGCGAAGGCGCTGGCGCGCTCGCTGGAAGTGGGCGAACTGGCCGCGGCGCTGTCGATGCTGTGCCGCGAGAACCTGATGGAAACCGGCGAGGCACTGCAGCTGCTGGCCGGGTGCGTGCCGGAGCACGTGGCCGAATGGCTGTGGAAACGGGTCAACCCCGACGATCCACAGGACGAATGACCGGCACGGGCGCAGAGTCCGGCTGGCAAGGCCGCACCCGCTCAGGCGCATGCCGCCGCCGTAGATGCCGGGCTTGCACGGCGCGGAAACCTGCCGGGAAAGCCAGCGTGCACAGGGCTCAGAAACGCTGGCCGGCGGCGAGGTAGCGCCACTGGCCTTCGGGCATCTTGCTCAGGCCGATGCGGCCGATGCGCAGCCGACGTACCTGCGTGGCATGCAGACCGACTTGTTCGCACATGTGCTGCAATTGGCCGGCGCGCACGTCCTTGATCGCGAAACGCAGGCGCTGCTCACTCTGCCAGCTGACCTTGCAGGCGGGCAGGGCGCGGCCCGCGTGGTGCAGGCCGTGGGCCAGCTTGGCCAGCGTCCACGGCCCGGCTTCGCCTTCCACGTCGACCATGAACTCCTGCTCCAGCGACGGGCCGGCATCGAGCAGGTGCTTGCGCACGCGCCAATCCTGCGTGAGTACCAGCAGCCCGCAGGCATCGGCATCCAGCGGCATCGGCGATTGCAGTCGCTGGAAATGGCGATGCAGCAGGCGGGTGCCGGAGGCGTCGTCGGCAAAGCGCTTGTCTTCGCGCAGCAGCGCCGAAAGCGCCTCGGCATCGCAGCCGGCGGGCTTGTTCAGCAGCAGCGTCGCCGGCTCGGCGGGCTCGCCGTCGGCCCCGGGTGCCAATGCGAGGGTTTCGCCGGCCACCAGCGTCTGCGGGGTTTCCACGACCACCCCGTCCACGCTGACCCAGCCGCCCTCGATGTAGTGCCGGGCCTGGGCGCGGGAACATTGCAGCTGCGCGGCGAGGCGCTTGTCGAGGCGGAGGGGTGTGGTCATGGCGCAGGCTCGGTACGGCGGGCGGGGAGTGTAGCGCCCGGCCGTTGGCAGGAGCGATGTGAGTCGCGACCGGGTTTTACCGGGAAAGCCTCGTCGCGACTCACGTCGCTCCTACAGGTGGGCCTCATGCTCCAGCGCGGTCAGGTACAGGCGCAGGTCGAATTCGAGCTGGTGGTAGTCCGGCTCCATGTGCAGGCACAGCTGGTAGAAGGCCTTGTTGTGCTCGGCTTCCTTCAGGTGCGCCAGTTCGTGCACCACGATCATCCGCAGGAACCCGGCCGGGGCGTCGCGGAACACGCTGGCGATGCGTATCTCGCGGCTGGCCTTGAGTTTGCCGCCGTGGTTGCGGGAAATGGCGGTATGCAGGCCCAGCGCGTGCTTGAGTACCTGCAATTTGCCGTCGTACAGCACCTTGCCCAGCGGCGGCGACTGGCGCAGGTGGCGCGCCTTCAGCTCCTGCACGTAGTCGTGCAGCTGGCGGTCGTTGCGCACCGCATGCGCTTGCGGGTAGCGGCCACGTACCGTTTCGCCCAGCTTGCCGGCATCGAGCAGTTCGCGGGTGCGCTGCTGCAGGTATTCGGGATAGCCGGAAAGGTACTTCAGGGGCTGCATCGGCGGGCGCGGGGACAGGCGGGCCGGTATCATCGCAGCATCGGCAACGGAACCACGAATTACGAAGATGGCGAAGGCGAACCCGCTCCAGGAACAACTGCTCAAGGCCGGGCTGGTCAAGAAATCGCAGGTGGCGCAGGTCGCGCGCGAGCAGAACAAGGCGCGCCATGCCAAGGGCGCGCCCGCAGGTCCCAGCGAGAGCCAGCTGGAAGCCGAGCGTGCCCGTGCGGAAAAGGCCGAGCGCGACCGCGTGCTGGCCGCCGAGCACAATGCCCGGCGCCGCGCCGACGAGTTGCGTGCGCAGGCGCGGCAGATCATCGCCGACCGCAGGGTGCCGCGCGGCGGCGAGCTGGAATACCGCTTCGATGACGGTGCGGTGATCCGCACCCTGCTGGTCGACGAGGCGCAGCGCCGGCAGCTGGCCGCCGGCGCGCTGGTGATTGCACGCCACGGCGACGGCTTCGAACTGCTGCCGCGGGTGGCGGCGGAGAAGGTGCGCGAACGCGACGCGGCGCTGATCGTGCTCGACCACGGCCAGGGCGGCGACGTGGCGGCGTCCACCGGCAATGCCGAGGACGATGCCTATTACGCGCAGTTCGTGGTGCCCGACGACCTGGTGTGGTGAATGGCGGTCGTTGCAGCGCCATGCAGGTGGGTGCGCTAGGCTGGTTGCCGGTCAAGTAACCGGTCGATGGGAGCGGACAGTCATGGCTACCGGCTGGGCGGGCGATACCGCCGTTCAGGATCAGATCGACGCCACCGTCGAGGACGCGATAAAGCGTGCCCGCAGCCGTATGCCCAGCGGCCCGGGCCTGGAACATTGCGAGGAATGCGACGCGCCGATTCCCGAGGCGCGGCGCCGGGCGGTGCCGGGCGTACGCCTGTGCATCGCCTGCCAGCAAGCGCTGGACGAAGAGGCCGCCTTCGCCGGTTACAACCGGCGTGGCAGCAAGGACAGCCAGTTGCGCTGACGCCGCTGCTCAGTGGCCGTGGCCGTCCAGCCGGAAGCTTCCACTCCAGCGCCGCATCGAGAACAACCACCACAGCCAGCCGGCCGCGGCGATCAGGCCCCCGGCCAGACCGATGTAGCCCATGCCCAGGCGCAGGCTGACCTGGCTGCCGACCAGCGCGCCGGCGCCGATGCCGATGTTGAAGATGCCCGAAAACAGCGCCATCGCCACGTCGGTGGCGTCCGGTGCCAGGTGCAGCACCTTGGACTGCATCGACAGCGCGAAGCAGATCATCGCCACGCCCCATGCGGACGCCAGCGCATACAGCGCCCAGGCGTCGCCGGTGGCACTGCGCAGGCCCAGCAGGCACAGCGCCAGCGCGCCGATGGCGGCGAGCAGGAAGCCGCGCGGCCAGCGCAGGCCGAAGCGCGAGAACAACAGGCTGCCGACGAAGCCCATGCCGCCGAACAGCAACAGCACCCAGGTGGTGACGTGGCCGCCGAACCCGCCCACCTGCTGCACGAACGGCTCGATGTAGCTGTAGCCGGTGAACTGCGCAGTCACCACCACCATCACCAGCAGGTACAGCGCCAGCAGCGCCGGGCGGCGCAGCAGCAGCGGGATGCTGCTGGCCGAGCCGCTGTTGTGGCTGGGCAGCGGCGGCAGCAGGCGCGCCAGTACCAGCATGGTCAGCAGGGCGATGCCGCCGATGGCGATGAAGGTGGTGCGCCACCCCAGCCATTCGCCGACCACGCGGCCCAACGGGATGCCCAGCACCATCGCCACCGAGGTGCCGGTGGCCAGCAGCCCCAGCGCCTGCGGGCGCTTGTCGGCCGGTGCCACGCGCACCGCCAGCGAGGCGGTGATCGACCAGAACACCGCGTGCGCCAGGGCGATGCCGATGCGGCTGGCCATCAGCACCGGGTAGCTCGCGGCCACGCCGGACAGCAGGTGGCTGGCGATGAACAGCGCGAACACGCCCAGCAGCAGCTTGCGGCGGTCGAAATTGCGGGTCAGCAGCATGCACGGCAGCGAGGTCAGCGCCACCACCCATGCATAGATGGTGAGCATCAGGCCGACCTGCTCGATCGGCTTGCCGAAGCTGGCGCCGATGTCGCTGAGCAGCCCGACCGGCACGAATTCGCTGGTGTTGAACACGAAGGCGGCCAGCGCCAACGCGATGACGCTCAACCAGCGCTGGCGGTCGCCGGGTGCAGGAGCGGCGGCAACGGAAGCAGTGGTGCCTGTCGTGGCGGACGGGCACGGGGAGGAGGTGCGGGACATGGGGGCAGGGCCGGTTCGGGCTGTCGCAGGCACGGATTCTTGCATCTTTCGCTGCATTGCAACAAAGCGGTTCTTCGCCCGGGCTTGCTCTTGTAGAGCGGGGCTTGCCCCGCTGGGCTTTGCCGGGAGCGCTCCAGCGGGGCAAGCCCCGCTCTACGGGATGGTCCCGGTGCCCCTGTGCAACCGGGTGAAGGACCGCGGAACGCAGCGGCGGGCCTGCCGCTGCCTCAACCGTCGCCCTGCAGGCGGTTCCCGTCGATGCGCCCGCCCGGCCAGCGGCGCAGGCCGCGCTGGAAGAACAGGCTGTTGGGGATCTGCATCAGCGCGTCTTCGCTCGGGCCGCCGATTTCCTGCATCGTGGTGTAGATCAGGTTGATGTCGATGACGCGGCCCTTGAGGCCGGGTTTCTCGCCGTTCTCCAGCACCTCGATGTGGTCGCCGAGGCGGAACGGGCGGGTGGTGAAGATCAGGAACGTGCAGAAGATGTTGGACAGCACGCTCCACGCCGCGAAGAACGCCACCGCGCCGACCGCGGCAAAGCCGGTGAAGGCGGTCCACAGCACCGTGGCCGACACGCCGACGCGGTCGAGGATGGCCACCAGCGTGCAGCTCCAGATGATGAAGCTGGACAGGCGACGGATCGCCATTTCCATCGGCTTGGGCAGGGTGTAGTGGCGGCCCAGCCGCGCCAGCAGGCGCCGGCTGAGCAGGCGCAGCAGCCAGGCGGCCAGCAGGATCGCGATGATCGACAGGGCGAGCTCCAGCGCGCCGACCCATTCGTGCATCCATTCCGGCAGGTAGTGCTTCATCGGGGTATCTCCTTGCGGGGCCGCGGCCGTCGGCGGCGGCCCGTGGTGGTCAGGGGCGCAGCGCGGCGGCGGTGTGGGCGGGGTTGCCGTCGTTGGCGCCGGGCTCGATGCCGAGCACGCGCGCGAGCAGCGGGTACACGTCGACGTTGTCGATGGGCGGGATCACCACGCCCTGCCGGAACGCCGGGCCGTGGGCGATGAACGGCGAGCGCATGTCCGGCAGCAGGTTGTCGTAGCCATGCTCGCCGCGCAGGCGGTGGCCCTTGCGCTGCATCTCCGTGCGGGTGGTGATCTGCCAGCCGGGCTCGCCGATGCAGATGTAGGCGGGCACCCGGCGGTGCCGGCCGTATTCGAAGCGGGCCGGGATCCGCTCGCGCGGCATGCATTCCATGTGCGCGTGCCGCCCCATCAGTTGGCGGGCGGCGGCCTCGCCGCCGGGCAGGGCATCGAAGGAGGCGTAGGCGCCGGTCCAGCCGAAGTCCAGGTGGCTCACGTCGACCAGGTCGTCGAGGAAGAACTCCTTATCCGGCCCGGTCGCGGTCATGCCATGGTCGGACACCACCACCACGTTCACCCGCTGCCCCAGCCCGAGCGCCGCGATGCCCTGCAGCAGGTGGCCGATGGCGGTGTCCACTTCGCCCAGCGCCTGGTCCAGCTGGGGCGAGTCGGGGCCGTGCTCGTGGCCCATGCTGTCCACCCGGTCGAAGTACAGGGTGATGAAATGCGGGCGCTCGGCGGCGGGCAGCGCCAGCCATGCCAGCACCTGGCGGACGCGGTCCTCGGAGCCGACCGCGATGTCGAACGGGCGCCAGAATTCCGGACGCGCGCCATGCACCGGTGCTTCCGAGCCGACCCAGAACATCGCCGCGGCGCGACCGCCCTGTTCGCGCACGCGGGTCCACAGCGGCGTGCCCTCGTCCCACCAGCGCTCGTCGCCGACGGTCGCCGGGTCGAACATGCTGAAGCGCACGCCGGGAATGGACGGATCGGTCATGAAGTTGGCGATGACGCCGTGGTGGTCCGGGCGCAGCCCGGTCACCAGCGTGTAGTGGTTGGGGAAGGTGATCGACGGGTACGACGGGCGCATGTACCCGGCACGCACGCCGTCGCCGGCCAGCGTCGCCAGCGTGGGGGTGAGGCCGCGTTGCAGGTAGTCGTTGCGGAAGCCGTCGATCGAAACCAGGATCAGCGGCGAGGTGGCTTCGCGCGGGAGCGTGGCGGAGGCCGGGGTAGTGGCGGAGGTGATGGCGGGGACGCCGGCGCAGCCGGACAGTGCGAGGGCCGCGCCGAGCAGGGCGGCGGAGAGTCGGAGCATGGCGTCGCAGCGGGGGAGTGGCGGAGGCCGATTGTCGGCCACCGGCCCGGCCCTGTCAGCCCGTGCCGGCACTGCGGTGATTCGTGCGACCGGCTTTAAACCTTTTCGCCGACGGCCGCATCCAATGGATATGCTCGCCGCCACCGTGACCGCCACCGCTTCCCAACCGCAGGCTGCCGACGACGCCACGCTGGCGCGTGCCGCCGCCGCTGGCGATGGCCATGCCTACGAATGCATCTACCGCCGCCACGCGCCGCGCCTGTACGCGTTGCTGTGGCGGTTGTGCGGCGGCAGCGCCGCGCGTGCCGAGGACGCGTTGCAGGAAACCTTCATCCAGGCCTGGCGCAAGCTGCCGCAGTTCCGCTTCGAGAGCGCGCTGGGCACCTGGCTGCACCGGCTGGCGGTGAACACGGCATTGATGGAACTGCGCGCCAGCGCCGCGTTCGAGGCGCTGGACATCGGCGAGGACGGCATGGAGGTGCTGGCGCGATTGCCGGCATCCATGCGCTGCAATGCCACCGGGCTGGACCTGGAGCGCGCGCTGGAAACCCTGCCGCCGCGCGCCCGTGCGGTGCTGGTGCTGCACGACATCGAGGGTTGGAAGCATCAGGAAATCGCCGAGGAACTGCAGATGGCCGTCGGCAGTTCCAAGGCACAGCTGCATCGTGCGCGCAGCCTGCTGCGTGCGCGTCTTGGAGAAACGCCATGAACCGACACGACGCCGGCCACGAAAGCGAACACGAGCACGACGAACTGGCCGCGCGCCTGCGCCAGCTGCCGTCCGAACGTTTGCCGCCTGCCTCGGCCTGGCAGGGCATCGCCGCGCACCTGCGGGAAGAACCGCGCCACCGGCCAGCGGCCATTGCCACGCCGGTGCGGCACCGCCGTCGCTGGCTGCCCATCGCCGCAGCGGCCGCTGTCGCGGCACTGGCGCTGCTGGGGCCCGGTCGCTGGTGGGAACTACACGAGCGGTCGCCGGCGCCGCTGGAGTCGCCGCTGGAGATGCAGGCCGATGCGCTCGCCGACCAATACCGGCAGGCGATCGCGGCGATCCCGCAGGACACCGTGCCCGCCGAACTCGTTCCCGCGCTGCACGAACTCGATGCCAGCGCCGCCGGCATCCGCTCGGCGATCGCGCAGAGCCCCGATGCCGGCTTCCTGCTCGGGCAACTGCGGCGCACCTATGCGCTGCGCCTGGAACTCACCCGGCAGGGCCTCGCCGCCGCCGGTCTTGTCACCTGAAGGAGAACCACCATGAATGTTTCCATGCGACATCTGCTGGCCGCCATCGCGCTGCTGGCCCCCTTGGCGCCGGCACTGGCGCAGACCACGGTCAACGAACACCACGCGCTGTCCAGCGGCGGGCGGGTCGAGATCAGCAACGTCGCCGGCTCGGTGAGCGTGCGCGGCTGGGACCGCAACGAAGTGCAACTGACCGGCACGCTCGGCGAGGGCCAGCGGCTGGACGTGCAGAACAGCGCCAACCGCGTGCAGCTGAAGGTGGTGTACCCGCGCAACGGCCGCAACAGCCGCGGCGCGGTGCTGGAACTGCGGGTGCCGCGCGGCAGCGAGCTGCAGGCCGGCACGGTCAGCGCCGCGCTGGACGTGGCCGAGGTCGACCTGCGCCGGCTGCAGGCCAGCACCGTCAGCGGTGGCATCACCGCCGGCGGGCAGGCTGCCGAGGCCAGCTTCAACACCGTCAGCGGCGCGATCCGTTCGCAACTGCGGACCCCGCGGCTGGAACTGCGCTCGGTCAGCGGCACGATCAACGCGGCGGGCAGCAGCGGCGGCGAGGTGGCGGCCAACTCGGTCAGCGGCGCGATCGACCTCGATCTGTCCGCGGTGCAGCGGCTCAACGCCGAAACCGTGTCCGGCAGCCTCGGTGTGCGCAGCGCCGGCCTGCAGCCGGGCGGCCGTATCAGCCTGCAGACGGTGAGCGCGCCGATCTCGCTGACCCTTCCGGCGCGCACCTCGGCGCAGCTGAAGGTCAGCAGCTTCAGCGGCAGCATCCGTTCGGACGTGGGCGAGGTCGAACGCCCGCGCTACGGCCCGGGCAGCCACCTCGATGCGCGCCTCGGCGGTGGTGATGGCGACATCTCCATCAATTCGCATTCGGGCAACGTGCGGGTGGACCTCGGCGCGCGCTGAGCCGGATCGAACGGAGGACGGGCGGCTACAATCGGCGCTTTGCCACATCACTGGAGTCACCATGCCCACTTCCTCCTGCCCGCAGTGTTCGCTGGAAAACGTCTATCCCGACGGCGCGCTGTGGGTTTGCGCCGACTGCGGCCATGAATGGTCGCCGGACGAAGCGGCGGCAAGCGCACCGGTGGTGCGTGACAGCAACGGCAACGTGCTGGTGGCCGGCGATACCGTCACCGTCATCAAGGACCTGAAGGTCAAGGGCTCGTCGATCCCGCTCAAGCAGGGCACGGTGATCCGCAACATCCGCCTGGTCGAGGACGACGCCGAGCACATTGAAGGCAACTCGGACAAGATCAAGGGGCTGGTGCTGAAGACCTGCTTCCTGCGCAAGGCCTGAGCATTTTGCGGATGCGGGCGTGCTCCGCATGGGATATGCGTCGGGAAAGCCCCGTGCGGGGCAAGCCCCACACCTACGGCTTTCGCCTTGCTTTCGTAGATGCGGGGCTTGCCCCGCATGGGGCCTTGCCGAGCAAGCCATGGCGCCCATGGTTTTCGTGAATCCGTGACTTCGCGGGGGATTCAGCGCGACGCGTGGCGGGCGCTGATGCGGCGCAGGCTGTCGAGCTTGGACTGGTAGGCCGCGCGCACCGGGTCGGTGCCACCCAGCTCGCGGGCGCGCGCCATCTCGCGCATCGCGCGACGGTTGTCGCCTTTGAGGAAATAGGCCCGCGCCAGCCCGAAGTGGAACTGGTGGGCGTTGCCGTACAGGCGGATGGCGTGGCGGTAGGCGGCCACGGCCTGCGCATAGTCGCCGCGGCGCTCGGCCGTCACGCCCTGCATGAACTGGTAGAACGGATCGCGCGCGTGCACGCGCTGCAGGCGCATGGCCAGCCGCGCGGCCTGCTGCTCCCTGCCGATGCGGTGGTACAGCGCGCTGGCGTTGGACAATGCCGAGGCCAGCATCGGGTCCTCCTGCAGCGCGTTGTCGAGGGCGCGGGCGGCCGCATCGAGGTTGCCGGTGCGGGTTTCCAGCACGCCCAGGTTGTTCCACGCCGGCGCGAAGTGCGGGTCCATCTGCAGTGCCATCCGCAGGTGGGCGCGCGCGCCTTCGCCGTCGCGTGCGGCCATCAATTCGGCGCCACGGTTGTTGTAGAAGTGGGCCAGCGCGCGCTGGTCGGATATCGGCTGCGGCCCTCGGCGGTCGTAGAGCACGTTCTGGTCCAGGTCCAGCGTCGCGCGGCGGCCGTCCACGCGCAGGCCGACGTTGACGTGGCCGGCATTGTAGATCAGGCCTTGTTCCTGGTACCAGCCGACCACCTGCCCGACTTCCTGCATGTGCGCCTCCAGCCCGGCCTCGCGCGCCAGCGCGACGAACAGCAGGGTGAAGGACAGGCAGTTGGCGCGCTGCTGCGCCCAGGTTTCGGCCACGGTCAGGGTGGCCGTGGTGTCGTATTGCAGGCTCGGTATCTCCGGGTGCCGCGGCTGGAACACCATTTCCACCAGCCGCTGCAGGCGCCTGTCGGATGCGTTGGTGTCGTGGATCACCTGTTCCTGCAATTGCTGGCGCAGTTCGGCGGGAATCGCCATCACCTGCTCGGGGGAGGGCGGCACGGCGGGCGGGGCCGTGGTGATGGCGGCAAGCAGGGCGAAGGCATTCCAACCGATCATGACCGATACCCGGAAGGTTGCTGCGGCCTAGCCAGTGTATGCCTTTCGCCGGTGCCCGGAGGAAATCCACAGGCGGTGTGGATGGATGCCCGGCAAGCTTGTGGATAACCGTTGGCGGCGCCCGTGCCGCGGGCGGTTGCGGGTACTGGCGAGGTTTTCGCCAGGCCGGCGCGCGGCTGCTCCGGCGGTGGTCTGCTAGTATCCGCGGCCCCGACGCGATGCCGGCCACTTCCGGGCCTTTCCGCCAGCCGGCGCCTTCCTCCGACCATGACGAAGTTCCTTCCTTCCGCCGAAGCGCAGCTGTCGCTGGGTTTCGGCGGCGACATCCCGACCGAGCGCCTGTTCTTCGCGGTGATGCCCGATGCCATCACTGCTGCGCGCATCGCCGAACTGGCCGATGGCCTGCGTGGGGAACACGGGCTGGACGGCCGGCCGCTGGCACGCGAGCGCCTGCACGTCACCATGCATCATCTGGGCGACTACGCCGGCCTGCCGCCGGGGCTGCTGGCCAGGGCGCAGCAGGCCGCGGCGCGGGTGCGCCTGCCCGCGTTCGAGGTCTGCTTCGACCAGGTGGGCAGCTTCAGTGGCAGCCGCCAGCATCCGTTCGTGCTGCGCAGCGAGCATGGTGCCGAACTGCTGCACGACCTGCACCGGGAGCTGGCGCGTTGCCTGCAGGGCGTTGGCGGCAAGCCGGAGCCGGCGTTCACCCCGCACCTGACCCTGCTCTACGACCGGTGCCGGCTGCCACTGCAACCGGTGCAGCCGATGCGCTGGCTGGTGCGCGAGTTCGTGTTGATCCGCAGCTACCTCGGGCAGACCCGCTACCAGCTGGAAGGGCGCTGGGCGCTGGGTTGAAGCCGGCCACGAAGCGTGTTTCCGTAGGGGCGACGTGAGTCGCGACCGGGACTTTTCCGGTGAAACCCGGTCGCGACCCA
It includes:
- a CDS encoding conserved hypothetical protein (Evidence 4 : Homologs of previously reported genes of unknown function), whose amino-acid sequence is MNRHDAGHESEHEHDELAARLRQLPSERLPPASAWQGIAAHLREEPRHRPAAIATPVRHRRRWLPIAAAAAVAALALLGPGRWWELHERSPAPLESPLEMQADALADQYRQAIAAIPQDTVPAELVPALHELDASAAGIRSAIAQSPDAGFLLGQLRRTYALRLELTRQGLAAAGLVT
- the phnA gene encoding Protein PhnA encodes the protein MPTSSCPQCSLENVYPDGALWVCADCGHEWSPDEAAASAPVVRDSNGNVLVAGDTVTVIKDLKVKGSSIPLKQGTVIRNIRLVEDDAEHIEGNSDKIKGLVLKTCFLRKA
- a CDS encoding 2'-5' RNA ligase, which translates into the protein MTKFLPSAEAQLSLGFGGDIPTERLFFAVMPDAITAARIAELADGLRGEHGLDGRPLARERLHVTMHHLGDYAGLPPGLLARAQQAAARVRLPAFEVCFDQVGSFSGSRQHPFVLRSEHGAELLHDLHRELARCLQGVGGKPEPAFTPHLTLLYDRCRLPLQPVQPMRWLVREFVLIRSYLGQTRYQLEGRWALG
- a CDS encoding Tetratricopeptide TPR_2 repeat-containing protein, encoding MIGWNAFALLAAITTAPPAVPPSPEQVMAIPAELRQQLQEQVIHDTNASDRRLQRLVEMVFQPRHPEIPSLQYDTTATLTVAETWAQQRANCLSFTLLFVALAREAGLEAHMQEVGQVVGWYQEQGLIYNAGHVNVGLRVDGRRATLDLDQNVLYDRRGPQPISDQRALAHFYNNRGAELMAARDGEGARAHLRMALQMDPHFAPAWNNLGVLETRTGNLDAAARALDNALQEDPMLASALSNASALYHRIGREQQAARLAMRLQRVHARDPFYQFMQGVTAERRGDYAQAVAAYRHAIRLYGNAHQFHFGLARAYFLKGDNRRAMREMARARELGGTDPVRAAYQSKLDSLRRISARHASR
- a CDS encoding conserved exported hypothetical protein (Evidence 4 : Homologs of previously reported genes of unknown function), encoding MNVSMRHLLAAIALLAPLAPALAQTTVNEHHALSSGGRVEISNVAGSVSVRGWDRNEVQLTGTLGEGQRLDVQNSANRVQLKVVYPRNGRNSRGAVLELRVPRGSELQAGTVSAALDVAEVDLRRLQASTVSGGITAGGQAAEASFNTVSGAIRSQLRTPRLELRSVSGTINAAGSSGGEVAANSVSGAIDLDLSAVQRLNAETVSGSLGVRSAGLQPGGRISLQTVSAPISLTLPARTSAQLKVSSFSGSIRSDVGEVERPRYGPGSHLDARLGGGDGDISINSHSGNVRVDLGAR
- a CDS encoding RNA polymerase sigma factor encodes the protein MDMLAATVTATASQPQAADDATLARAAAAGDGHAYECIYRRHAPRLYALLWRLCGGSAARAEDALQETFIQAWRKLPQFRFESALGTWLHRLAVNTALMELRASAAFEALDIGEDGMEVLARLPASMRCNATGLDLERALETLPPRARAVLVLHDIEGWKHQEIAEELQMAVGSSKAQLHRARSLLRARLGETP